The following proteins are co-located in the Hevea brasiliensis isolate MT/VB/25A 57/8 chromosome 11, ASM3005281v1, whole genome shotgun sequence genome:
- the LOC110662705 gene encoding uncharacterized protein LOC110662705 produces the protein MKRMLKMKKSLSWTQKAMRNAMMYMIVILIRIRMRGNGRRGGLLGHSQSRQLPVQDEPNDQLDQSTQGQPQVPSRSTGRSTPDPEGSTASTQHRATPPPPPPPPITPSSEPAIGSTSGHEGHSVGAAPISSMDGLSLTTFGRKKRIKLINGTLHPSEECAKKMKNIFKERMDPEGHCWKTITPETKEFYWDEFQKYFDWQEVTPLVKEAWRRKAAEGYKALMCNVRKGKSKIIVPNSTMQKWKEAWSSLEFKAKSHQFTANRCSEIGGVGAGISRHTGGLVSHATHADRMEAKLGRRPFPYELFLKTHTRKGTSDMVDSRAQSIKDQFLALKEQSSQPQEGCSDPPIVDEVALYYQVVGGEKKNRLEAMEEEIQQLHQTVATLKDSLVAMEERDRQRELMLEERYRQREQTLEERMQQMMQNMMAQMMQGTQFTAPTPDATHQDDGREADSGDE, from the exons ATGAAGAggatgttgaagatgaagaagagctTGAGTTGGACTCAGAAAGCGATGAGGAATGCGATGATGTATATGATAGTGATACTAATTAGAATTAG GATGCGAGGCAACGGTCGCAGGGGAGGTTTGTTGGGTCATTCACAGTCAAGGCAGTTACCTGTGCAGGATGAGCCCAATGATCAACTAGACCAATCTACACAGGGTCAGCCTCAGGTTCCTTCACGATCCACTGGGAGGTCGACACCAGATCCGGAGGGGTCTACTGCTTCAACACAGCATCGAGctacacctccacctccaccgccACCACCTATTACCCCATCTTCTGAGCCTGCAATTGGATCAACCTCTGGTCATGAAGGTCATTCAGTTGGGGCAGCACCAATATCATCAATGGATGGCCTATCACTCACTACATTTGGAAGAAAGAAACGAATAAAGCTCATTAATGGCAC GTTACATCCATCTGAGGAATGTGCTAAGAAGATGAAGAATATCTTCAAGGAGAGGATGGACCCAGAGGGGCACTGTTGGAAAACTATCACGCCTGAAACAAAAGAGTTTTACTGGGATGAATTTCag AAATACTTTGATTGGCAAGAGGTGACTCCACTGGTAAAGGAAGCTTGGAGGCGTAAGGCTGCAGAGGGCTACAAGGCGCTAATGTGCAATGTCAGGAAAGGAAAATCCAAGATCATCGTGCCTAATAGTACAATGCAAAAATGGAAGGAGGCATGGAGTAGCCTAGAGTTTAAAGCCAAGAGCCATCAGTTCACTGCTAACCGCTGTAGTGAGATAGGGGGAGTTGGGGCAGGCATCTCTAGACACACAGGGGGTTTAGTTTCACATGCTACTCACGCAGATAGAATG GAAGCCAAGCTTGGCCGAAGACCTTTTCCTTATGAACTTTTCCTTAAGACCCACACTAGGAAAGGCACCTCCGATATGGTTGATTCACGAGCGCAATCAATTAAG GATCAATTTTTAGCGCTTAAGGAGCAGTCATCTCAACCACAAGAGGGGTGCAGTGACCCTCCTATTGTAGATGAGGTCGCACTATATTATCAAGTTGTAGGGGGGGAGAAGAAGAACAGG TTGGAGGCAATGGAGGAAGAGATTCAACAATTGCATCAGACTGTTGCAACACTCAAGGATAGTTTGGttgcaatggaggagagagaCCGACAACGCGAGTTGATGCTAGAGGAGAGATATAGACAACGTGAGCAGACACTGGAGGAGCGCATGCAACAAATGATGCAAAACATGATGGCACAAATGATGCAGGGTACGCAGTTTACAGCCCCAACTCCAGATGCGACTCATCAGGATGATGGTAGAGAGGCTGATAGTGGTGATGAGTGA